Genomic window (Campylobacter sp. RM16704):
ATACGCTATATTCATCAGCATTTTCCCAAGGTTCTACAAGCTCATCTCCACTTGAAAAAATCCCAATATGCATTTTTTTAACCACTTTTAGCTCATAAATTCCTTGAGAAGCAAGCATAGCTATCATGCCTGAAGTGATTTTTTGCCCCTTTTTAAACAAAAGCTCTCCAGACTTTGCTTCCTCGCCTTTAAAACGGATAGCATTGTTTTCTTTAGCATTTTTCGCATTGAGCTTTTCATCTTCAAGTAAAGCTTCTTCAAACATTAAAATAGTATTTGCATTTTGTGGAATTTTAGCTCCTGTCATAATTTTATAGCATTCATTTTTAGCTAAAACATAATTATTTTTATCTCCTGCTAAAATACTTCCTTTTATCTTTAGTAATTCATTTTTGTCCGCATAATTTAGCGCATAACCATCTAGGGCAGAATTATCAAAAGCAGGTAAGTTTTTTTCAACAAAAACATCTTCATATAAAATACACCCCAAAGCTTGTGTTAAATTTACTCTTTGAAACTCATTTTTTGCTTTGATTTGCTCTTTTAAAAACTCTAAAGTTGCAAAAATATCTCTCATTCTTCAAGCCTTCTTATACTTGCACCTAATTTTTTAAATTTTTCTTCTAAATTTTCATAGCCCCTATCAAGATGATAAATTCTATGAATTTTACTTGTTCCTTTAGCTGCTAAAGCTGCTAAAATTAAAGCCGAAGATGCACGCAAGTCAGTAGCCATAACATCAGCCCCTAAAAGCTCTTTGGAACCATTTATAGTAGCAATATGCCCATTTAATCTTATATCAGCTCCCATTCTTAAAAGTTCACTCACATGCATAAAACGATTTTCAAACAATCTTTCATCAATAATACTTGTACCACTCGCTTTTAAAGCCAAAGCCATAAATTGTGCTTGCATATCCGTTGGAAAACCTGGATATTCACTAGTTAAAATTTCAACCGGCTTAATTTCTTTAGCAGGGTTGATGCTAACACTATTTTCATTTACATCAAAACTAAATCCCATTTGTTCTAGCTTTGCTAAAACTGCACTAAGATGGTTTGCATTAACTTTTTTAAGAGTAATTTTTGAGTTAGTGATGGCTCCTGCACACAAGTAAGTTCCTGCTTCAATGCGATCAGGTATAATCTCAAAAGGTTTAAATTCTAAAAGTTCTCCACTTGTGCCATAAATTTCAAGTTCAGAAGATCCTATGCCTTGTATATCAAGTCCAGCCTGAGCTAAAACCTCACAAAGTTGCACCACTTCAGGCTCTTTAGCAACATTTAAAAGTCTAGTTTTACCATAAGCTAAGGCTGCAGCCATGATGATATTTTCACTACCAGTAACGGTGATTTTATCAAACATCACATCAGCACCTTTGAGTTTTCCACTAGCTACTACATAACCTTGTTTAATTTCAATATTAGCTCCCATTTTTTCTAAAGCTAAAAGGTGTAAATCAATAGGGCGTTGTCCTATAGCACAACCTCCAGGTAAAGAAACTTCACAATTTCCAAATCTGGCTAGTAAGGGTCCTAGAGTAAGTATAGAAGCACGCATTTTACGCACTATGTCATATTTTGCTATAGTTTTATTTAGATTATTTGTATTTATCTTTGCGAAATTGTTTTTAAAGGTATAATTTGCTCCTAAATTTTCAAGCAAAGAAAGTAGGGTACAAATATCTGCAACATTTGGTAAATTTGAAATTTGCACTTCATTTTTAGCTAAAATACTTGAAGCTATCAAAGGAAGTGCAGCGTTTTTAGCACCGCTTATTATTACTTCTCCATTTAATTTTTCAACACTATCAATCTCCAAATAAGTCATTAACTTTCCTTAAAATACATACATTTTTTAATGATATAATAATATTTTACTACAAATATTATATAAATTGATAAGATTAAAGGTATTTTTTGGAGTTTTTCTAGTTATACTTGGCGGGATACTTTGGGCTGTAAGTGGGGTTTTAGCTGAGTATTTGTTTAAAAATCATTATTCTGCTGAATGGGTGAGTTTTTATCGCTTAATTTTTACTGGTATTATTTTAATAATTTTAGGTGCAAAAAATTTTAAATTAAAATTATTAAAGCAAAAACAAGAATTTGGTTCTCTTTTAATTTTTTCAATTTTTGGTTTATTAATAACTCAATATGGTTATTTTAAGGCTATTTATTATACTGATGCGGGAACTGCTACGATGATTCAATACAATGCACCCCTAATCATAATGCTTTTTATGTGTTTTAAAAATAAAATTTTTCCTAAAAAAATAGAACTAATTGCTTTGTTTTTAATACTTTTTGCCTTATTTTTACTTATAACAAATGGGGATATTTATGCATTAAAGCTTGATATAAGAGGTGTTATTTGGGCGTTTTTTGGAGCTATTGGAGTAGCGTTTTATTCTTTGAGTGCTAGACTTATCATAGCAAAATATAGCTTATTTTTAATCATGGGTTTAGCTAGTTTATTTGCTTCTATTTTGCTTTTTACACTATTACAAGGGAATATCCCAAAACATAATTTTTCTTTAAATTCATTTTTAGCTATGAGTGGAATTATACTCATAGGCACAATAGGAGCTTTTTGTTTATACTTAAAGGGGATTGAATTAATAGGAGCTTTTAAGGCTAGTATGATAGCTTGTATCGAACCTGTGGCTGCTGCTTCGATGAATTTTTTATTTTTAGGAACTATTTATAGTTTAATTGATCTTCTTGCTTTTAGCTTAATTATTCTTAGTGTCTTTTTGAATGCTAAACATACTAAATAACTAAATTATTTAACAGCTTGCATAGCTTGAGATAACATTTGCATAATTCTTGCATAAATACTTTGCATTTGTGTATTTAAACTTTGAATTTGAGAATTGATCATTTGTGCTTTTTGTGGATCTTGACTTGATTGTAATTTTGCATTCAATTCTGCAATTTTAGCCTGTATTTTAGAAAGCTCTTTGTAAAGTTTGCTTAACTCATCTTCAGATTTTTCTCCATTTTGACTTTCTTTAACGCTTTTTCCAAGCTCTTTTATACCTTGAGTAAATTTAAACTCTATAAAATTTTTATTTTCTTTATTTTCTTTTTCTTCTTTTTGAGTATTTGAAACATAAGGATTAATTTTACCAGTATAGTCATTTATTTGCATAATATATCCTTTCTTTAAGAACATATCGGATTTTTGAAAAAATACTTAAGTTCCATCATAAAGTTTTTTAGCTACTTCTGCGGCTAATTTTAACTTTTCATTATCAAAATGAGTATAAATTCTTGAAGTGTTTAAACTTGCATGTCCTAGTGCTTCTTGAACCAAAACCAAATCTTTTTGTTTTTTATAGAGTAGGGTAGCAAAAGTATGTCTTAACATATGAGCACCATTTTTTTGCTTACGAATTCCGGCTTTAAATAAGATTTGCTCTACTATACGAGAAACATAAGCTTGAGTTAGAGTTTTTCCGTTGCGATTAACAAATAAAAGTCCATCATGAGAAAGATAATTTACTCTAACATCTTTTAAAAGATGCTCTATAAGCTCTTTTTTAATCATCACAACTCGATATTTATTACCTTTGCCTCTAATGCGTATGATATAAAGATCATTTTCTTCACTAATATCTTTTAATTTTATATTAATAGCTTCACTAACTCTAATTCCTGTAAAAATGATGATTTTAATAATTAAACGATTGCGTATAGTATTATTTTTAAAATCAGTATTATCAATAGCATTTAAAAATTTACCTACTTCATCTTCACTCATATATTCAGGTAGTTTAATTCCCTTAGAACCACTAATTCCAGCCCAATTTTTAAGATTTATATCAAAAACATGAGCTCTATCATCTTCTTCATTTTGTTTATCTAAAAATGCAAAAAAATTAATCACGGCTATGCGATAATTTTTCTTACTTGCATCAGATAATGAAGCACTAATGCTTGCTAAAATTTCTACTAAAAGCTCTTCATCGATTTGTTTTAGTGAATGAAGTTTATAAAACATTAAATACTCATAAAGCTTTTTCAAAGGATTAAAATATGTATTTACACCGCTAAGTCCTGCATTTCTTGCTTTTTTTACAAAAGCATCGAGCTCTTGTATATTTTTAACACCTTTACTTAAGGCTAAATTTACTACAGCCAAAGCTTGAGGATCTTTTAATTCCTTATTTGATAAAGAATTAAGCTTAAATTTCACATATCTACAAAGCCAAAATAAAAATGACTTTTCAAAATTTTCTTCACAATCTAGAGGATATTTCATCGCTTATTCTCCAAAGCTTTTAAAACAGCCATTTTTGCATGAATATAAGCACTATCAAATAGCTTTTTAGAATTTTCTTTAATAATCAAACCAAGTTCAGTACAACCCAAAATAACTCCTTGAACTTGTGGAAATTGAACAATCAAATCATCAAAATATCTTTTTGACTCTTCATTTATAATACCTTTACAAAGCTCATTAAAAATAATATCATTAACTATTACTATATCATCTTTTTTAGGGATAAAAACCTCAATCTTTGAAGCAATTAAAAGCTGTTTATAAAAATCTTCAGTCATAGTGTATTTTGTCCCTAATAATAATACCTTATTGATATTTTGGTTTTGAAGCTCTAAAAGCATAGCTTTAGCTATGTGCAAAATAGGAATTTGAATGTTTTTTTGTATATTTTCATAACATTTATGCATAGTATTAGTACAAATTAATATAAAATCAACTCCACATTTTTGCAAAAGTAGGGCATGTTGAGTTAAAATTTCACTTGCTTTTTGCCAATCATTCTTGCGTTGACATTCTTCTATCTCTTCAAAATCAACACTAGTTAAAACTATCTTAGCGCTATGTAATTTTCCTAGTTTTTCATTTGTTAATTTATTGATTATTTCATAATAACTAAGCGTGCTTTCATAACTCATTCCACCTATTAAACCTATGGTTTTCAAACTTTTTTCCTTTTAAATTTAATATAAAAATTATAAAAAAATCTTACTTAAAAAATATCAAGATATAATTATAAAAACAAAATAGGGCAGGATAATGTTTTTTATGAAGAAGAAAAAAATACCAATTGCTCCAAAAAAAGATAATAACTACAAACAAGATATTGGCTTTGAAAGTGACTTTGCTCAAGAAAAAAGACTTTATGAATTTAAAGAAAACATGAAAAAACTGTCAAAAGATGAAAATACTGCTATGATTTTAGCAAAACAACTTTCAAGATTAATCCAAAAATCTTAATAAGACTTAAAAACTTTATACAGTGTTAGCACTTGTTTTTGAATACAAAATTGTTTTAAAATCTCTAGTATTATTTTTTATTTTCATTTGTAATTTTAGCTTTTTATGTCATAAAAAATATTTTAAATAAAACTTATTAATTATGTAAAATTATATGATAAATAGTAAAATATTTAAATTATATATATTTTATATTGAAAACTATAATTTTCAAACTTTTATATTTTACTATACTATCATATATAAATATACTAATAAAATATCTATTTTTAGGTATTTGTGTGATTTTATTTTTTGAATTATAATAATTTATCCACAAAAAAATTAGCATAATTTTTTGAAAAATAATAAAACTAATTATGCATATAGCATGAAACATAAATAAGAAATTTTAATTATTTTTACTAGAATATATTTTTAATTTTTACTTAATTGTTTTTTAAAGTTAAAAATCTTGACTTTTAGGGTAATCAAAAAAAACAACTTCTCCAGTATGTTCTTTTATGTCTTCAAAATTGTTTATATTAAATTTAATACATAATATGGCTGAAGTTGGGAAATTTTCTAAATCTATATGTGTTAAATATTCGCATAATTGTAATAATAATGGATTATGCATTACAAGCACCACCCTATTTTGTTTTATCTTTTTTATATAATTTAAAACTTCATCAAAATTTCCATCATAGAAGCTTTTTTCTATTAAAATATCTTTTTCTTTTAAAGCAAAACTTTTGCATATTT
Coding sequences:
- a CDS encoding integrase/recombinase, with the protein product MKYPLDCEENFEKSFLFWLCRYVKFKLNSLSNKELKDPQALAVVNLALSKGVKNIQELDAFVKKARNAGLSGVNTYFNPLKKLYEYLMFYKLHSLKQIDEELLVEILASISASLSDASKKNYRIAVINFFAFLDKQNEEDDRAHVFDINLKNWAGISGSKGIKLPEYMSEDEVGKFLNAIDNTDFKNNTIRNRLIIKIIIFTGIRVSEAINIKLKDISEENDLYIIRIRGKGNKYRVVMIKKELIEHLLKDVRVNYLSHDGLLFVNRNGKTLTQAYVSRIVEQILFKAGIRKQKNGAHMLRHTFATLLYKKQKDLVLVQEALGHASLNTSRIYTHFDNEKLKLAAEVAKKLYDGT
- a CDS encoding DMT family transporter, with amino-acid sequence MRLKVFFGVFLVILGGILWAVSGVLAEYLFKNHYSAEWVSFYRLIFTGIILIILGAKNFKLKLLKQKQEFGSLLIFSIFGLLITQYGYFKAIYYTDAGTATMIQYNAPLIIMLFMCFKNKIFPKKIELIALFLILFALFLLITNGDIYALKLDIRGVIWAFFGAIGVAFYSLSARLIIAKYSLFLIMGLASLFASILLFTLLQGNIPKHNFSLNSFLAMSGIILIGTIGAFCLYLKGIELIGAFKASMIACIEPVAAASMNFLFLGTIYSLIDLLAFSLIILSVFLNAKHTK
- a CDS encoding phosphohistidine phosphatase; translated protein: MKYIYFIRHARAQKNIQIQDLQRDLSSSGKDDIKTMIFRIKDLKFKAQSIISSPAKRCIKTAQKICKSFALKEKDILIEKSFYDGNFDEVLNYIKKIKQNRVVLVMHNPLLLQLCEYLTHIDLENFPTSAILCIKFNINNFEDIKEHTGEVVFFDYPKSQDF
- a CDS encoding aspartate racemase, with translation MKTIGLIGGMSYESTLSYYEIINKLTNEKLGKLHSAKIVLTSVDFEEIEECQRKNDWQKASEILTQHALLLQKCGVDFILICTNTMHKCYENIQKNIQIPILHIAKAMLLELQNQNINKVLLLGTKYTMTEDFYKQLLIASKIEVFIPKKDDIVIVNDIIFNELCKGIINEESKRYFDDLIVQFPQVQGVILGCTELGLIIKENSKKLFDSAYIHAKMAVLKALENKR
- the murA gene encoding UDP-N-acetylglucosamine 1-carboxyvinyltransferase — encoded protein: MTYLEIDSVEKLNGEVIISGAKNAALPLIASSILAKNEVQISNLPNVADICTLLSLLENLGANYTFKNNFAKINTNNLNKTIAKYDIVRKMRASILTLGPLLARFGNCEVSLPGGCAIGQRPIDLHLLALEKMGANIEIKQGYVVASGKLKGADVMFDKITVTGSENIIMAAALAYGKTRLLNVAKEPEVVQLCEVLAQAGLDIQGIGSSELEIYGTSGELLEFKPFEIIPDRIEAGTYLCAGAITNSKITLKKVNANHLSAVLAKLEQMGFSFDVNENSVSINPAKEIKPVEILTSEYPGFPTDMQAQFMALALKASGTSIIDERLFENRFMHVSELLRMGADIRLNGHIATINGSKELLGADVMATDLRASSALILAALAAKGTSKIHRIYHLDRGYENLEEKFKKLGASIRRLEE